A DNA window from Desertibacillus haloalkaliphilus contains the following coding sequences:
- a CDS encoding sensor histidine kinase yields the protein MKRSLYLRIVATFISVVLLSLVASYFITSLFFHQEVIFEEEVHNVTSQVVDLVEITEHDKMPDLVDTLRELNLEILIVNEQGENYTGTFPTFTVARDVAQQVVHSPHDSPVALPYAEREETRVLGIPITINNEPYALFVTFNYGEEVNTLKRITLVALFLVLLIGSGLILFASRYFVTPIKKLSSAAQKVATGDFNVRLKSKNKDEIGELITNFNHMASELGKIDKMRDDFVSNVSHEIQSPLTSIKGFTKALRDDVIPKEHQKEYLDIIYQESDRLSRLGENLLQLASLDSEHHPYHPETYRIDEQIRRTVVATEPLWSEKNIHINLELAAHEVYADQDLFEQVWLNLITNAIKYSEEDGTVEILLESDDEELNVTIKDSGKGIPEEDIPHLYERFYKVDQARSSAVKGNGLGLSIVRKILNLHGCSISVQSKAGVGSAFTVTIPIKSEGDDQP from the coding sequence ATGAAAAGAAGTCTTTATCTCCGCATTGTGGCAACATTTATTAGTGTTGTTTTATTAAGTTTGGTGGCTTCCTATTTTATAACATCATTGTTTTTTCACCAAGAGGTCATATTCGAAGAGGAAGTTCACAATGTTACATCACAGGTTGTTGATCTGGTTGAAATCACAGAGCACGATAAAATGCCTGACCTCGTTGACACGTTACGTGAGCTTAACCTTGAAATTTTAATCGTCAATGAGCAAGGTGAAAACTACACCGGGACGTTTCCTACGTTTACCGTCGCTCGGGATGTTGCGCAGCAAGTCGTGCATTCACCGCATGATTCACCGGTTGCTCTGCCGTATGCAGAACGTGAAGAGACTAGAGTACTAGGGATTCCAATTACAATTAACAATGAACCGTATGCTTTATTTGTCACCTTTAATTATGGTGAGGAAGTGAACACGTTAAAACGGATTACATTAGTGGCGCTCTTTCTTGTCTTATTGATCGGAAGTGGGTTAATTTTATTCGCCTCTCGCTATTTCGTCACGCCAATCAAGAAGTTATCGAGCGCAGCACAAAAGGTAGCAACGGGAGATTTTAACGTACGTCTAAAAAGTAAAAACAAAGATGAGATTGGTGAATTGATTACGAATTTTAATCATATGGCATCTGAATTAGGAAAAATCGATAAAATGAGAGATGACTTTGTGAGTAATGTCTCTCATGAAATTCAATCGCCACTGACATCGATCAAAGGGTTCACAAAAGCGTTGCGAGATGATGTCATTCCAAAGGAACATCAAAAAGAGTATTTGGATATCATCTATCAGGAATCAGACCGGCTTTCGCGCTTAGGTGAAAACTTATTGCAGCTCGCCTCGCTTGACTCAGAGCATCATCCGTATCACCCGGAAACGTATCGGATTGATGAACAAATTAGACGAACGGTCGTTGCTACCGAGCCGCTCTGGAGTGAAAAAAATATTCACATCAACTTAGAGCTAGCAGCACATGAGGTGTATGCGGATCAAGATTTATTTGAACAAGTCTGGCTAAATCTTATTACGAACGCGATTAAGTATTCAGAAGAAGATGGGACTGTTGAGATTTTGCTTGAAAGTGATGATGAAGAGCTTAATGTCACCATTAAAGATTCGGGAAAAGGAATACCAGAAGAAGACATTCCTCATCTCTATGAACGATTTTATAAGGTCGATCAAGCACGTAGCAGTGCGGTTAAAGGAAATGGACTTGGGCTTTCGATTGTAAGAAAAATATTAAACCTACACGGATGTTCGATTTCTGTACAGAGTAAAGCAGGTGTCGGTTCGGCATTTACGGTGACAATTCCGATTAAGAGTGAAGGAGACGATCAGCCTTAA
- a CDS encoding copper resistance CopC family protein, whose product MTQKALLIMTALMVLFAIPNTIFAHSHLESSNPANGEVVEEELGTILLTFDAGIEAASTVEIIDEDGGEVAIEGVEIDSPHMEVILPGALENGHYQVNWTALGEDTHITEGEFSFTVERPEVQEQEEEELVDPPATDEEVDQADLVEEVEESSDEEGTTTGSNLMVIFIVVVLVAIVIAVFISKRK is encoded by the coding sequence ATGACACAAAAAGCATTGCTTATAATGACAGCACTGATGGTTCTTTTCGCAATTCCTAACACCATTTTTGCCCATTCCCATTTAGAATCTTCGAACCCAGCAAATGGTGAAGTAGTGGAAGAAGAGTTGGGGACCATTCTACTAACATTTGATGCAGGGATAGAAGCAGCAAGTACGGTTGAGATCATTGATGAGGATGGCGGAGAGGTAGCGATCGAAGGCGTGGAAATTGATAGTCCCCATATGGAAGTCATTCTTCCCGGTGCGCTTGAGAATGGCCATTATCAAGTGAACTGGACAGCTCTCGGAGAGGACACGCATATAACAGAAGGAGAATTCTCGTTTACAGTTGAGCGCCCTGAAGTACAAGAACAGGAAGAAGAAGAGCTAGTAGATCCACCGGCAACAGATGAAGAAGTGGATCAAGCGGATCTTGTAGAAGAAGTTGAAGAAAGCAGTGATGAAGAAGGGACAACAACGGGCTCGAATCTAATGGTGATCTTCATCGTTGTCGTATTAGTAGCAATTGTTATTGCTGTATTCATAAGTAAGAGAAAATAA
- a CDS encoding ArsR/SmtB family transcription factor has translation MKEAGVTVETAAKILKLLGDKTRLTMIALVLEDECCVCEFVELFQMSQPAVSQHLRKLRDVGLVNEERRGQWIFYKANKDHEAYPMVEQLINHLPDQKQKLEALAEQGLRVNCCD, from the coding sequence ATGAAAGAGGCGGGCGTAACCGTTGAAACAGCTGCTAAGATATTAAAGCTTCTTGGTGATAAAACACGTTTAACGATGATAGCACTTGTGCTTGAAGATGAATGCTGTGTCTGTGAGTTTGTTGAGCTTTTTCAAATGAGTCAGCCAGCTGTTAGCCAACATTTACGTAAACTCCGTGACGTTGGCTTAGTCAATGAAGAGCGTCGCGGGCAATGGATTTTCTATAAAGCAAACAAAGATCACGAGGCTTATCCAATGGTCGAACAATTGATTAACCATCTACCAGACCAAAAACAAAAGTTAGAAGCACTAGCCGAACAAGGCTTACGAGTCAACTGCTGTGACTAA
- a CDS encoding DUF5392 family protein: protein MLSFNINKFPRYTRNELEKIQKLIAPAVKKSTIFIFLSMSMISFSIINLYYLIFGTGTSGLTIFVLLFSLLGALGVALYKESLHKNKEIQQLSREYIIDRITKSEHLPDDAKDKYVAKIQADPKTTFEVFFQSLDQEERMKKQCESE from the coding sequence ATGCTTTCTTTCAATATAAATAAATTTCCTAGATATACGAGAAATGAACTTGAAAAAATTCAGAAATTGATCGCACCAGCTGTAAAAAAGAGTACGATTTTCATCTTTTTATCGATGTCGATGATTTCTTTTTCAATCATTAATTTGTACTACCTCATTTTTGGTACAGGGACGAGTGGACTAACCATCTTCGTCTTACTGTTTTCGTTATTAGGGGCCCTAGGTGTAGCATTGTATAAGGAATCGCTACATAAAAACAAAGAGATTCAGCAACTGAGCCGTGAGTATATCATCGATCGGATCACAAAAAGTGAGCACTTACCTGATGATGCTAAGGACAAGTATGTAGCTAAGATTCAAGCAGATCCAAAAACGACTTTTGAAGTCTTTTTCCAATCTCTTGATCAAGAGGAACGGATGAAAAAGCAATGTGAGAGTGAATAA
- the crcB gene encoding fluoride efflux transporter CrcB → MNILLLALGGSLGAVARYLLGLLFMKTFPKPPIPIAMLIVNLIGSLGLGLFFGLYFADIPLGAYDDSLYLFLGIGFFGAFTTFSTFSTEAMQLLRDKKTKGFVLYSMISIIGSIFVFAVAFMISALMVS, encoded by the coding sequence ATGAACATACTACTATTAGCTTTAGGCGGTTCACTTGGGGCAGTTGCTCGTTATTTGCTCGGACTTTTATTCATGAAGACTTTTCCAAAGCCACCAATTCCGATTGCGATGCTTATCGTCAATCTGATCGGCTCACTTGGTCTCGGTTTATTTTTTGGACTTTATTTTGCTGATATTCCACTAGGCGCTTATGATGATTCTCTTTATCTATTTCTAGGTATTGGCTTTTTCGGTGCGTTCACAACGTTTTCAACGTTTAGTACAGAAGCGATGCAGTTGTTGCGTGACAAAAAAACGAAGGGCTTTGTGCTCTACAGCATGATTTCAATCATCGGCTCGATTTTTGTGTTTGCTGTCGCATTTATGATTAGTGCACTAATGGTTTCATAA
- a CDS encoding polysaccharide deacetylase family protein has product MYDLQDSRWLKNINQVRPSEHEVVLTFDDGPSRYLDEILDLLQAKVVPALFFWQSRLLHDQRPWQRVLTEGHKIGSHAHNHKNLVKLDRQQQYEQVKSSVKQIEAITGEPVRYFRPPFGRYNEDTMAAISQLGLTPVMWDISSYDWELKADPSQIICNVANHVRGGSIILLHELAQTVTVLPEIIDKVRDQGFEFTMI; this is encoded by the coding sequence GTGTACGATCTTCAAGATAGTCGTTGGTTGAAAAATATCAATCAAGTCAGACCGAGTGAACATGAGGTGGTCCTTACGTTTGATGATGGACCAAGTCGGTATTTAGATGAAATTTTAGACCTTTTACAAGCAAAAGTTGTTCCGGCACTTTTTTTCTGGCAATCACGATTGCTACATGATCAACGACCGTGGCAGCGAGTGTTAACGGAAGGACATAAAATCGGCTCGCACGCTCATAACCATAAAAACTTAGTGAAGCTCGACCGACAGCAACAATATGAGCAGGTCAAATCGAGCGTCAAGCAAATTGAAGCGATCACTGGTGAGCCGGTTCGTTATTTTAGGCCACCATTTGGCAGGTATAATGAAGATACGATGGCTGCAATCTCGCAACTTGGGTTAACCCCAGTGATGTGGGACATCTCATCTTATGATTGGGAATTAAAAGCAGACCCAAGTCAAATCATTTGTAACGTTGCCAATCATGTGAGAGGTGGTTCAATCATTCTCTTACATGAGCTAGCACAAACGGTCACAGTACTGCCTGAGATAATTGATAAGGTGAGAGATCAGGGGTTCGAATTTACGATGATTTGA
- a CDS encoding M42 family metallopeptidase, protein MNNNHDVELMRELTETQGPPGFEDRVYHVMKKHISEHTQSIDHDNLGSIVGKLGNGDPKILVAGHLDEVGFLVSAITDEGFLRIKPLGGWWGHVMLSQRVTVMTQRGDLTGVIGSKAPHVLTLEERKKVMKISDMFVDIGATSREEAEKFGVAVGDPVATICPFEVLPNQNMLLARNWDNRAGCYIALKVLERLRHEHLPNTLYSGATVQEEVGLRGAETLAHMINPDIAFACDVGVAEDTPGMKRENGYLKLGKGPILGFMDRSMVPHRKLRQMVVNTAKEFSIPYQIDIMDGGGTDAGKFHLAHRGVPTMVVSVPARYIHSHVSIVHKEDLDHAVELLVKVIQRLDNKTVEELKGL, encoded by the coding sequence ATGAATAACAATCATGACGTAGAGTTAATGAGAGAATTAACTGAAACCCAAGGTCCACCAGGCTTTGAAGACAGAGTTTATCATGTAATGAAAAAGCATATTTCAGAACATACACAATCAATTGATCACGATAATTTAGGTAGTATCGTTGGTAAACTAGGCAACGGTGACCCTAAAATCCTAGTAGCAGGACATTTAGACGAGGTTGGCTTTTTAGTCAGTGCGATTACTGATGAAGGCTTTCTCCGCATCAAACCACTCGGCGGTTGGTGGGGGCATGTGATGCTATCACAACGAGTCACTGTCATGACGCAAAGAGGTGATTTAACGGGCGTCATTGGCTCAAAGGCTCCTCACGTCCTCACACTTGAGGAACGAAAAAAGGTCATGAAGATTAGTGATATGTTTGTTGATATCGGAGCAACAAGTCGTGAAGAGGCTGAGAAGTTCGGTGTTGCTGTCGGTGATCCTGTAGCAACGATTTGTCCGTTTGAAGTCCTCCCTAACCAGAACATGCTTCTCGCTCGCAACTGGGATAATCGAGCCGGTTGTTACATCGCACTAAAAGTGTTAGAGCGCTTAAGACATGAACATCTTCCTAACACGCTTTATTCGGGGGCTACGGTCCAAGAAGAAGTCGGCTTACGCGGGGCGGAAACATTGGCACATATGATCAATCCTGACATCGCCTTTGCCTGTGATGTAGGCGTTGCCGAAGACACACCAGGTATGAAACGAGAAAATGGCTATCTAAAATTAGGAAAAGGCCCGATCTTAGGGTTTATGGATCGTTCGATGGTTCCACACCGTAAGCTACGACAAATGGTCGTCAATACCGCTAAAGAATTTTCGATTCCATATCAAATCGATATTATGGATGGCGGCGGAACCGATGCAGGCAAATTCCATCTTGCTCATCGAGGTGTCCCGACCATGGTCGTCAGTGTACCTGCTCGTTATATTCATAGCCATGTATCGATCGTCCATAAAGAAGATCTTGACCATGCCGTCGAACTTTTAGTGAAAGTGATCCAACGGCTCGATAACAAAACCGTTGAAGAGTTAAAAGGCCTATAA
- a CDS encoding fluoride efflux transporter FluC, with protein sequence MEIKTIIAIAIGAAVGTIARYSLNIYTLAAGYPIGTVIENLVGSLLLGFLTGFFIHHIPKDWLKAGLGVGLCGGFTTMSTLAADTLLIYNQMNVFQSLLYVLVSFGGGVAFAILGYLIGDKAGARNNERKVARS encoded by the coding sequence TTGGAAATAAAAACAATCATCGCGATTGCTATTGGCGCAGCGGTCGGTACGATTGCGCGTTACAGCTTAAACATCTATACATTAGCTGCCGGCTATCCGATCGGAACGGTGATTGAAAACCTAGTCGGTAGTCTTTTACTCGGGTTTCTTACCGGATTTTTTATTCACCATATTCCTAAAGACTGGCTAAAAGCGGGGCTCGGTGTCGGTCTTTGCGGAGGATTTACGACGATGTCAACACTCGCCGCTGATACACTACTGATTTATAATCAGATGAACGTCTTCCAGTCCCTGCTTTATGTTCTCGTATCGTTTGGTGGTGGGGTAGCTTTTGCAATTCTTGGTTACTTAATAGGTGACAAAGCTGGCGCCCGAAATAACGAACGAAAGGTGGCGCGCTCATGA
- a CDS encoding MDR family MFS transporter, whose translation MATTVQDNEAASNTSTSEGNPIPLLAVLLSGAFVAILSETILNVALNAIMADFGVASSTVQWLVTGYMLVIGTLIPISAYFMQRFTTRQLFITAMSLFTIGTVISGVSPVFAVLLIGRLTQAVGTAIMIPLLINVILTVIPIERRGAAMGMVGLVIMFAPAIGPTVSGLIVENFTWRWLFYFILPISLASLLFGMKVLTNISETSKPKLDVISFLLSMLGFGGIVYGFSAAGKGDASFADPLVFSFLLVGFISLGLFSWRQLKLETQLLDIRVFRYPMFLLGLVMIMLVMMTMFAMMLVLPIYMQGALLFSAITAGIVMLPGGLLNGAMSPIMGRLFDRFGPRPLLIPGTIILAVIVFTYRYTLPGIPVWIVIVQQAILMLAVAMIMMPAQTNGLNQLPQELYPHGTAIMNTLMQVSGAIGAALFISVMETGQQGYLDNNGIANPTGEEAIAALTFGSQQSFSTGFYMALATVVLALLVRRSKQETMKVN comes from the coding sequence ATGGCTACTACAGTTCAAGATAACGAAGCAGCTAGTAATACGAGTACATCAGAGGGGAATCCGATTCCACTCTTAGCTGTCTTGCTTTCAGGCGCATTCGTCGCCATTTTAAGCGAAACAATTTTAAATGTTGCCTTGAACGCGATTATGGCTGATTTTGGAGTTGCTTCTAGTACAGTACAATGGCTTGTGACTGGCTATATGCTTGTGATTGGAACGTTAATTCCGATATCGGCTTATTTTATGCAACGCTTTACGACACGCCAGCTATTTATTACAGCGATGTCTTTATTTACGATAGGAACAGTGATCTCCGGTGTCAGCCCGGTCTTTGCCGTGCTATTAATTGGTCGTTTGACACAGGCTGTCGGTACCGCCATTATGATTCCATTATTGATTAACGTCATTCTTACCGTTATTCCGATCGAACGTCGCGGCGCAGCGATGGGAATGGTTGGGCTTGTTATTATGTTTGCCCCGGCCATTGGACCAACTGTTTCAGGACTCATTGTTGAAAACTTCACGTGGCGTTGGTTATTTTATTTCATTTTACCGATTTCACTTGCTTCCCTATTGTTTGGGATGAAAGTATTAACGAATATTTCTGAGACATCTAAACCAAAGCTTGACGTGATATCGTTTTTATTATCAATGCTCGGATTCGGTGGGATCGTCTATGGCTTTAGTGCAGCTGGAAAAGGGGACGCGAGCTTTGCCGATCCACTCGTGTTTTCATTTTTACTTGTTGGGTTCATATCTTTAGGATTGTTCAGTTGGCGCCAGTTAAAGCTCGAAACACAACTACTCGATATTCGCGTGTTCCGTTATCCGATGTTTTTACTAGGGCTCGTGATGATCATGCTTGTGATGATGACGATGTTTGCGATGATGCTCGTATTGCCGATCTATATGCAAGGAGCTCTTCTTTTTAGTGCGATAACGGCGGGGATCGTAATGCTTCCGGGTGGTTTATTGAACGGGGCGATGTCGCCGATTATGGGACGCCTCTTTGACCGATTTGGTCCAAGACCGTTATTGATTCCTGGAACGATCATTCTTGCTGTTATTGTCTTTACTTATCGCTATACTCTTCCAGGGATTCCAGTTTGGATTGTGATTGTCCAACAGGCGATCCTCATGCTTGCTGTCGCGATGATTATGATGCCTGCACAAACAAACGGCTTGAATCAACTTCCACAAGAGCTTTACCCGCACGGAACAGCGATTATGAACACGTTGATGCAAGTATCTGGTGCAATCGGTGCTGCCTTGTTTATCTCGGTCATGGAAACAGGTCAACAAGGCTACTTAGATAACAACGGGATCGCTAATCCAACCGGAGAAGAGGCAATCGCCGCTCTTACTTTCGGTTCACAGCAAAGCTTTTCAACCGGCTTTTACATGGCGTTGGCAACGGTTGTGCTTGCACTGCTTGTTCGTAGGAGCAAGCAAGAAACCATGAAAGTCAATTAA
- a CDS encoding chromate transporter yields MNEQTESTWKRLVEIFLISTRLGFTSFGGPVAHLGYFHHEYIQRRKWLDEKSYADLVALCQFLPGPASSQVGIGIGVMRAGVLGGIVSFLGFTLPSVIALILFALLLHSVGFTDAGWIHGLKIVAVVVVAHAIMGMAKNLTPDVQRRTIAVCALVITLLWQTAFTQVGVILLAGFVGFLLYRQQTIDDKASKAHFPLSRRFGAICLTLFFGLLIVLPFIREATALNWVALFDSFYRAGSLVFGGGHVVLPLLEREFVPTGWLSEEEFLAGYGAAQAVPGPLFTFAAYIGAVINGWKGGLLATAAIFLPAFLLILGTLPFWDSLRRNTKVKGALMGVNAAVVGILISALYHPIWTSSILSALDFAFAAVLFTMLVFWKLPPWVIVLTGAVGGFLLSFI; encoded by the coding sequence ATGAACGAACAAACAGAAAGTACGTGGAAACGGTTAGTCGAGATTTTTCTCATCTCAACGAGGCTCGGGTTTACGTCGTTTGGTGGGCCAGTGGCACATCTTGGCTACTTTCATCATGAATACATTCAGCGAAGAAAGTGGCTGGATGAAAAAAGTTATGCTGACTTAGTTGCATTATGTCAATTTTTACCCGGACCTGCAAGTAGTCAGGTTGGGATTGGGATTGGCGTTATGCGAGCTGGGGTTTTAGGTGGGATTGTATCCTTTTTAGGGTTCACATTACCATCGGTGATTGCACTTATTTTATTTGCCCTTTTGCTTCATTCGGTCGGTTTTACGGATGCTGGTTGGATTCACGGTTTAAAAATTGTGGCTGTTGTCGTCGTTGCTCATGCGATTATGGGAATGGCAAAAAATTTAACACCAGATGTACAGCGCAGGACAATCGCCGTCTGTGCACTTGTGATCACGTTACTGTGGCAAACCGCGTTTACGCAAGTCGGTGTCATTCTTTTAGCTGGATTTGTCGGCTTTCTATTATATCGTCAGCAAACGATTGACGACAAAGCGTCAAAGGCGCACTTCCCACTTAGTCGTCGCTTTGGGGCGATTTGCTTAACGCTATTTTTTGGCTTGTTAATTGTCTTACCGTTTATAAGGGAAGCGACTGCGTTAAATTGGGTGGCATTATTTGATAGTTTTTACCGGGCAGGTTCACTTGTATTTGGTGGTGGCCATGTCGTTTTACCATTGCTAGAGAGAGAATTTGTCCCAACAGGCTGGTTAAGTGAAGAAGAATTTCTTGCTGGTTACGGGGCTGCGCAAGCTGTTCCTGGACCGTTATTTACATTTGCTGCTTACATCGGGGCAGTGATTAATGGCTGGAAAGGGGGCTTACTTGCGACTGCGGCGATCTTTTTACCAGCGTTTTTACTGATTTTAGGGACGTTACCATTTTGGGATTCATTACGTCGAAACACAAAAGTAAAAGGGGCGCTCATGGGCGTGAATGCCGCGGTGGTTGGGATTCTCATTTCCGCACTTTATCACCCGATCTGGACGAGTTCGATTTTATCTGCGCTTGACTTTGCCTTTGCAGCCGTTTTATTTACGATGCTCGTCTTTTGGAAGTTGCCACCATGGGTGATCGTCCTCACTGGTGCTGTCGGTGGATTTTTACTTTCGTTCATATAA
- a CDS encoding response regulator transcription factor: protein MNTILVVDDDAHIRKLMKVYLENSHYKVIEAEDGEEALDLLAHTQVDLAIVDVMMPRVDGVELTEDIRSFLTIPILMVTAKGESKDKVKGFNAGTDDYLVKPFDPVELILRVKALLKRYNVASDKVVKVGSITIDIERLVVQSHKQSLTLKKKECELLFTLASSPGKIFTRAQLIEKIWGYDYEGDERTVDVHIKRLREQLIVFPEVTISTVRGLGYRLEEM, encoded by the coding sequence ATGAATACGATTTTAGTGGTTGATGATGATGCACATATTAGAAAATTAATGAAGGTATACCTTGAAAACAGCCATTACAAGGTAATAGAAGCAGAAGATGGCGAGGAAGCGTTAGACCTGCTTGCGCATACACAAGTGGATTTAGCGATTGTTGACGTGATGATGCCTCGTGTTGATGGGGTTGAGCTAACCGAAGATATTCGTTCATTTTTAACCATTCCGATTTTGATGGTGACGGCAAAAGGTGAATCAAAGGATAAGGTGAAGGGCTTTAACGCTGGGACGGATGATTATTTAGTTAAGCCGTTCGATCCTGTTGAGCTGATTTTGCGTGTGAAAGCGTTGTTAAAGCGTTACAATGTGGCCTCTGACAAAGTCGTCAAAGTCGGTTCGATTACGATTGATATTGAGCGTCTTGTCGTTCAATCACACAAGCAATCGTTGACATTGAAAAAGAAGGAGTGCGAGCTGTTGTTTACGCTTGCTAGTTCACCAGGAAAAATATTTACACGTGCTCAGCTGATCGAGAAGATCTGGGGCTATGATTATGAAGGCGATGAACGAACGGTTGATGTCCATATAAAACGGTTACGCGAACAGCTAATTGTGTTCCCGGAAGTAACAATTTCAACCGTGAGGGGATTAGGGTATCGTCTTGAGGAGATGTAA
- a CDS encoding TetR/AcrR family transcriptional regulator, producing the protein MSTQKDEMKRGRPLDLSRNEVILTATLDLLAENGFEALTIDAVAAKAKVGKATIYRRWSSKTELVIDAASFISPFEKLEERLNRKKGLREQLIDMLSFIFQCGNDHYQNTMTAIYAAASSNEKIEKELKNDFYWRHRQAIEQIVQPFLKRGVTLTEAELDLLADIGPALITYRSVFIGQPFDRAYVERMVDKLMMPMIEPLLIDNKN; encoded by the coding sequence ATGTCGACGCAAAAAGATGAAATGAAACGCGGGAGACCTCTTGATTTGTCTCGTAATGAAGTCATTCTCACAGCGACGCTCGATTTATTGGCGGAGAATGGATTCGAGGCGTTGACGATAGACGCTGTAGCAGCAAAGGCAAAGGTCGGAAAGGCGACGATTTACAGACGTTGGTCTTCGAAAACGGAGCTTGTTATTGATGCTGCATCCTTTATTAGTCCGTTTGAAAAGTTAGAGGAGAGATTAAACCGAAAAAAAGGGCTACGTGAGCAATTGATCGATATGCTTTCCTTTATTTTTCAATGTGGCAATGATCACTACCAAAACACAATGACTGCGATTTATGCCGCAGCTTCTTCAAATGAGAAAATCGAAAAAGAGTTGAAAAATGATTTCTACTGGCGTCACCGACAGGCGATTGAGCAGATTGTTCAACCGTTTTTAAAGAGAGGCGTTACATTGACAGAGGCTGAGCTGGATCTACTTGCTGATATTGGACCAGCCTTAATCACTTATCGAAGTGTATTCATTGGACAACCCTTTGATCGTGCTTATGTCGAGCGCATGGTGGATAAGCTGATGATGCCAATGATAGAACCATTGTTAATTGATAATAAGAATTGA
- the modA gene encoding molybdate ABC transporter substrate-binding protein: protein MRQTIEKSMLHATVLLFTLVIAGCGGGTSTPPSTSDEEQPELRVAAASGLALAFAELGERFEEETGTKVTFTFGSTGQLADQIENGAPFDVFAAANRGFIENLDENNLLISETLQTYAFGRIGLATTVHAPGVETPGDLLLPEVERIAIANPAHAPYGLAAKQALQSAGVYEEIESKLVYGRNITDTLNYIETGNAEVAIIARSLTDEDSVNFYELDEELHEPIEQTIAVIERTEKEPLASDFIAFIFGPVGTPIMESYGYMIPE, encoded by the coding sequence ATGAGACAAACAATAGAAAAAAGTATGTTACATGCCACTGTCTTATTGTTCACCTTGGTGATTGCAGGCTGTGGAGGGGGGACCTCCACACCGCCTTCTACGTCTGACGAGGAACAACCTGAGTTAAGAGTAGCGGCGGCGTCAGGATTAGCGCTTGCATTTGCTGAACTTGGTGAACGCTTTGAAGAAGAAACGGGGACAAAGGTGACATTTACCTTTGGATCGACTGGGCAGTTGGCTGATCAAATTGAAAATGGTGCACCGTTTGATGTGTTTGCGGCTGCTAATCGGGGTTTTATCGAAAACTTAGATGAAAACAATCTGCTCATTAGTGAAACGTTGCAAACGTATGCGTTCGGACGCATCGGTTTAGCAACAACTGTTCATGCACCAGGGGTCGAAACGCCAGGTGATTTGCTTCTACCGGAAGTCGAGCGAATTGCGATTGCGAATCCAGCTCATGCACCATACGGTTTAGCTGCGAAACAGGCGCTGCAATCGGCAGGGGTTTATGAAGAAATCGAGAGTAAGCTCGTTTATGGGAGAAACATTACCGATACGTTAAACTACATCGAAACCGGTAATGCGGAAGTGGCAATTATCGCTCGTTCACTTACAGATGAGGATAGCGTGAATTTTTATGAACTCGATGAAGAACTGCATGAGCCGATCGAGCAAACGATTGCCGTCATTGAGCGAACTGAGAAAGAACCGCTTGCATCTGATTTTATTGCGTTTATTTTTGGACCGGTCGGTACGCCGATCATGGAAAGTTACGGCTATATGATTCCAGAATGA